In the genome of Abyssalbus ytuae, the window TAACCGGGGACAAAAAAAGTTATGCTCTTCCTTTTTACTTTTACACTTCAAATTTATTTTATACACCACAATTCATTGTATTTCAGTTGCTCTACAATAAAATTATCGATGAAATAACAATAAAGAACGATAAAAAACTATTTTTTTGTGTATTCTACTTCAGATGTATTTAATTAAAAAAGGTTGTAAAAAAAAGAAAGCCTGGATTAACCAGGCTTTTCATCACCAACCATTAACAAATCAACAAATAGGGGTAAAACTCTATGAAAGTCAAACAATCCCCTTTGTTTGATTCCGGAATAAAATTACATCGACTTCGTACAAAAGCTGAACTTTTTAGTTCAGTGGTTTAGCTTTATCGTCTAAACAACCGTAAATGACGATAAAATGCATTTTATTGGATACACTATAAAAAAAATTGAGCCCGGAAAATCCGGACTCAATTAATTGCCATTAATAAAAACGGACATTAAACAACTAATTTAATCTGACAAGTACATTTTTAATTAGGGCAAAAAAAGTTCTTCAAACAAATCCTTAAAATAAATAATAATTTATTTTTGTTGCGATAATAAAGTCAAAGAAGAAATTTATTTACTCATTTATTCTCTTTTTTCTTTAACAACCACATCGATAAAAGTACATTTTTTACCGATTAAACACAACTTTTAATAAAAAAAAATAAAATTTTATATAAAAAAATACAGCAAACCCGTAAACGAAATTTATTATGCAAGAAAATACTATTATAGAGAATAAGGAATTAAATCTGTTTGAAGCCTTAATACCTGTTATTATACTAATCGCATTACTTGCATTCAATGTTTTTGTTTACGGGGATGAAGCCTTGAGTGGTTCAAACCAGTTTATTTTATTAATAGGTGCAGCTGTTGCAGCTATTGTGGGTTTTTTTAATAAAGTTTCTTATCAAAAAATGATAGATGAAGTTGCCGAAAATGTTAAATCAACAACCGGGGCTATTTTAATATTACTTTTTGTAGGAGCGCTGGCAGGTACCTGGCTTATTAGCGGTATCATTCCCACCATGATTTATTATGGGTTGCAAATTCTTAATCCTACTTTCTTTCTTGCCGCATGTGTTATTATTTGTGCCCTTATTTCCGTAGCTACGGGTAGCAGCTGGACCACATCGGCTACAGTGGGTATTGCTTTGATAGGAATTGGAGGGGCTTTGGATATTTCTTTAGGGATGACAGCAGGCGCTGTAATATCAGGTGCTTATTTTGGTGATAAAATGTCTCCGCTAAGTGATACTACCAACCTTGCTCCTGCCATGGCCGGTACAGATTTATTTACACATATAAGATATATGGCTTTAACTACCGTTCCCACCATAATAATTACAATAATTATATTTACCATTATAGGTTTTACAATTGATACTTCAAGTACTCCGGATACTTCACAATTACTTCATTCTATAGATGAAGCATTTAACATTAACCCCCTCCTGTTTGTTGTTCCGGCAATTGTAATTTTTTTGATAATCAAAAAAACTCCTCCATTATTAGCTTTATTGATAGGCACACTTTTAGGCGGCATATTTGCCATAATTTTTCAACCGGATATTGTAGCGCATATTGCAGGAGCAACAGAATTGACTTATATATCTGCCTATAAGGGTGTAATGAATGCTATAACAATAGACACAACTGTACCAACAACAAATGAAAAACTTAATGATCTTTTTTCTTCCGGTGGTATGGCCGGTATGTTAGGCACCATCTGGTTAATACTTTGCGCCATGACTTTTGGGGGAATTATGGATGCTATCGGAGCTCTGTCAAGAATAAGCAAATCTCTACTCAAGGCATTTAATTCGGTTTTCGGATTATTTGCCAGTACGGTGGCCAGTTGTTTGGCCTTAAACGTAACGGCATCCGATCAATATTTATCAATTGTGGTACCCGGAAAAATGTATGCAAAAGCATATGCCGACAAAGGTTTAGCTCCCGAAAATTTAAGCCGGACCCTTGAAGATTCAGGGACGGTTACATCTGTATTAGTACCTTGGAATACCTGTGGGGCATACCAAAGTGGTGTACTTGGTGTAGATACTACAGCATATATAGGATATGCGTTTTTTAATTACCTGAGTCCTTTTACCACTTTACTATTTGCAGCATTTCATATAAAAATTAAACAATTTCAATCAAAAAAATAATTTTGACATTTTATTAATTTTTTAAGTAGTTATCAAACAGACCTCTCTTTTTTTAAGGTTTTCTTAAAATAAGATGGATTTTTCATAACCATTATCAGTCCTTATTTTACTATAAAATTTAATAATTCAGAAATTTATCTATACATACACAACCACACTACATTTGTGATCAAATAATAACCTTTAAAACTAAATATTCATGTCAATTGTAGGTAAAAAATTTCCAAATTTAAGCGTTAACGCGATGAACGAAATGGGCGACACTTTTAAAATCAATGTTTTGGAAGAAGCCATAAATAATAAAAAGAAAATTATACTTTTCTGGTATCCAAAAGATTTTACTTTTGTTTGTCCTACTGAGTTACATGCTTTTCAGGCTGCCCTTGGCGAGTTTGACAAAAGAAACACTATGGTAATTGGTGCTTCATGTGATACTGCCGAAGTTCATTTTGCATGGTTAAATACTTCAAAAGATAATGGCGGTATAGAAGGAGTTACTTATCCTTTATTAGCAGATAGTAACAGAAATCTTGCAAGTACCCTGGGCATTTTAGATGTTACCAACGAACAATATGATGATGAAACAGGTGTTGTTTTGGTAGACGGTGATAATGTAACTTACAGAGCTACTTTTTTAATCGATGAGGAAGGAACTGTTTTTCATGAGAGTGTAAATCATATGCCTGTGGGTAGAAATGTATCAGAATTTTTAAGATTAATAGATGCTTATACCCATGTTCAGGAAAAAGGCGAAGTGTGCCCTGCCAACTGGGAAGAAGGTAAAGAAGCTATGAATGCCACAAGAGATGGTGTAGCCTCTTATTTAAGTGCAAACTAAAAATAATATTATGTTACAAGAACTGGAAAACGATAATTTATCGCAGGTAATATCTGAAAATGAAAATGTAATAGTACAATATTCGGCTGGTTGGTGTGGCAATTGCCGTATTATGAAACCTAAATTCAAAAAATTTTCAGGAGAATATAACAATACTAAGTTTTATATAGTAGACGCGGAAAAATATCCGGAGTCAAGAAAACTGGCTAATGTGAGTAACTTGCCAACGTTTGCCGCTTTCAAAAACGGCGAGGTAATTAACCAGGTTCAAACTAATAAAACTGAGGTATTAAAATCTTTTTTAGATGAAACTACCAATAATTAAACATTTATCGAACTTTATTCAGGAAAACGATCAGGATTACGTCATCGAAACAATTGAAACTCTTGAAGCGTTAACCGAAGTACCTTCATTAAAAGATGAAGAGCTTGATGTAATTGGAGAACTTATTTCCAACATGTATGGTGCAGTAGAAGTAGATAAAATGATAAAAGATGGTATGTCTCAAAAAGAAGCTTTGAATACTTTTATGGGACGTGTATTAGGATCTATTGATAACTAATACTTGCTTACCAAAAAGTTTATTTTATAAATTATTAAAATCCTCTTTCATATCAATTAAAATTGAAAGAGGATTTTCCTTTTTATTTAAATAATAGTATGTTTATACCATAAAGAATTAATAACTTTAAACAACTAATTTAAATTAAAAACAATGGCAACAGTAACACTTAAAGGCAACAAAATAAACACATCGGGAAATTTACCTGAAGTTGGTTCAAAAGCACCCGGCTTTTCTTTGGTAGAAACCAACCTCTCTTCCACATCTTTAGATGAATTTAAAGGAAGTAAAATCGTATTAAATATTTTTCCAAGTATTGACACAGGTACATGTGCTGCCAGCGTACGTCAGTTTAATAAAGAAGCCTCCGAATTGGAAAATACGGTAGTTTTATGTATTTCAAGGGATACTCCTTTTGCTCTGGACAGATTTTGCGGAGCCGAAGGACTAAAAAATGTAGTGACACTTTCTGATTTTAGGGAACGCGATTTCGGAAAAGATTACGGGGTTGAATTTGTAGATGGCCCCCTGGCCGGATTATTGAGCAGAGCTGTAATTATAGTTGATGAAAAGGGAACGGTAAAATATACTGAACAAGTACCGGAAATTGTGGACGAACCAAATTATAAAGCTGCATTAGAAGCTTTAATGGAGGAGTAAATGATAAAATTTATTTTTAACCGAATTAAAAGCATAGGGTACGCTTTCAAAGGAGCGTACCTTCTTATTACCACCGAAGCCAGCATAAAAGTTCAGTTTTTTATTGGAATTATTGTTACAATTGCAGGCTTCTACTTTCATATCTCACCTACCGAATGGGTGATACAAATACTCACAATAGCTGTGATAATGAGCGTAGAAGGTGTGAATACTGCAATTGAAGAAATTGCAGATTTTATTCATCCTGACCATCACAAAAAAATCGGTTTAATAAAAGACCTCGCAGCCGGGGCTGTTTTTATAACTGCCATAGCAGCAGTAATTATTGGATGTATAATTTATATTCCAAAAATATTTTAAAAATATAAATTGAAACTGTACGTTTGTAATTTGTATTTTTGCTTTAAACCCAAAATTGCTAATGGCGCGTAAGAAGAAAACTCAAAAAATATCCTCTTCAAAAAATAAGCAGTCTACCACAAAAAATTTTAAAAAACAAAAAATAATATTTGGTAGTTTACTTATGCTCTTAAGTATTGCCCTAATTATAGCTTTTGTTTCTTTTTTCTATACATGGAAGGTTGATCAGTCACAACTTGAAGATTTTGCCAACAAAACTGTTGAAACTAAAAACTGGCTTAGCAAATTCGGGGCATCGGTTAGTGATTTTTTTATCCATAAAGGTTTTGGAATAGCATCATTTATTTTTGCAGGTTTATTATTCATCACAGGCCTGTTGTATGTAATAGATGTTGAGAAAAAAAAACTTATAAACAGATGGTTTTGGGGCACCTTAATAGCGGTATGGCTCTCAGTATTATTAGGGTTTTATGCCACAAAAAAACCTTTTTTAGGAGGTACAATTGGTTACGAACTTAATGATTTCTTACAAGTTTATATTGGTAAGATTGGAGTAGCATTGTTACTTGTATTCGTATTAATAATTTATTTAGTCGGACGCTTAGGATTTACCCCAGATAAACTGGTTAGTTATTTCAGGTCAAAAAGTGAAGAAATAAATAATGAGCTTAACAATACTAAACAACAAAAAGCAGTAGCTAAAGAAAAAACACCTTCATTTGACCTTACCCCCGGCAATGATGGCCCTATGGTAACAGACTATAAAGTAGATAAAACTTCGGATGTTGACATTGAAAATTCATTTGAAATAAAAATCGCAAAAGAAGAACCTGTAAAACCTTTTATTAAAAAAGAAGAACCCCTTCAGGACTTAAAAATAGAAGTTGAAAAAGGAAATACAGAAAAAGAAGTAAAAGATAATCTGTCTGATAAGCTTGTTAAAGACTTTGGGGAATTTGATCCAAAATTAGAACTCAGCAATTATAAGTTTCCTACTCTTGACCTCCTTAATGATTATGGAGGCAGTGGTAGTATTACCATTAACCAGGAAGAATTAGAAGAAAACAAAAATAGAATTGTTGAAACCCTTAAAAATTATAAAATAGGAATTGCCCAGATTAAAGCCACTATCGGGCCAACCGTTACCCTATACGAAATTGTACCGGAAGCAGGAATAAGAATATCAAAAATTAAAAACCTTGAAGACGACATTGCCTTGTCTCTCTCGGCACTGGGTATTAGAATTATTGCTCCTATACCGGGCAAAGGTACTATTGGTATAGAGGTACCCAATAAAAAATCTACAATCGTATCAATGCGATCTGTAATAGCATCCTCTAAATTTCAAAATGCCGAAATGGAATTACCGGTTGCTTTTGGTAAAACCATCAGCAATGAAACTTTTGTGGTAGATTTAGCAAAAATGCCCCACCTGCTTATGGCAGGGGCTACCGGGCAAGGTAAATCAGTTGGTCTGAACGCAATTCTTACATCTTTGGTTTATAAAAAGCATCCGGCCGAGGTAAAATTTGTCCTGGTAGATCCTAAAAAAGTAGAACTGACATTATTCAATAAAATTGAACGTCATTTTCTTGCAAAACTACCGGATAGTGAAGAAGCTATTATAACTGATAATACAAAAGTAATTTATACCCTTAATTCCTTGTGTATTGAGATGGATAATCGTTACGAAATGCTTAAAAATGCCCTGGTTCGTAACATAAAAGAATACAATACTAAATTTAAGGCAAGGAAATTAAACCCTAACGAAGGCCATAAGTTTTTACCATACATAGTTTTGGTAGTTGATGAATTTGCCGATTTAATAATGACCGCTGGAAAAGAAGTGGAAACTCCTATTGCCCGTTTGGCTCAGTTAGCCAGGGCGGTAGGTATACATCTTATCATAGCTACCCAGCGTCCGTCTGTAAATGTAATAACAGGTATAATCAAAGCCAACTTCCCTGCCAGGGTTGCATTCAGGGTAACTTCTAAAATTGACTCACGGACTATTTTAGATTCACCAGGGGCCGACCAGCTGATAGGCCGGGGTGATATGTTGTATACCCAGGGAAATGATTTAACACGCTTACAATGTGCATTTGTTGATACTCCGGAAGTTTCAAAAATTACTGAATTTATAGGTTCTCAACGAGCTTACCCTGATGCCCATTTATTACCCGAGTATGTAGGTGAAGAGTCTGGCACAGGTATTGATATAGATGTATCCGAAAGAGATGCACTTTTTAATGAAGCTGCCGAAGTTATTGTAGCTGCACAACAGGGTTCTGCTTCTCTTTTACAACGTAAGTTAAAATTAGGATATAACAGGGCGGGGCGATTAATAGATCAACTCGAGGCCGCAGGTATTGTGGGTCCCTTTGAGGGAAGTAAAGCCCGGCAAGTCCTTATTACTGATATGATTCAATTACAACAACTTTTAGAAAACGAAAAAAATAATAATTAAATGAAAAAAATTATCCTTTTATGTATGATGATAATTCCGGTAACAATATTTTCACAAAGCGATGCCAAAGCAAAAGCATTGTTGGATGAAGTATATAAAAAAGTATCCGGTTATGAAAACATCTTTGTTGACTTTAAATTTGTACTGGATAACACTGCTGAGAATATACACCAGGAAACCCGTGGAGATGTAACTTTAGAAGGAGATAAATATCTTTTTAACTATTTAGGAGCTACTAAAATTTTTGACGGAAAAAAATCGTATACCATAATTCCGGAAAATGAAGAAGTTGTTATTGAGAGTAACGGAACCGATGAAGAAGAAAGTATAACTCCTTCTAAAATGCTTACCTTTTATAAAAACGGTTACAATTATAAAATGGACATTTTACAAAATGTAAAAGGAAGACAAATTCAATATGTGGAATTAATACCTATTGATACCCATGCCGAAATTAAAAAAATACTACTGGGTATAGATATACAAACAAAACACATATACAATCTAATACAAATAGGAGATAATAAAACCAAAACTACCATTACTGTTAATTCTTTTAAAACAAATCAGCCTCTTTCAAATTCGTTGTTTACTTTTGATGAAGCTAAGTATGAAGATGAAGGTTATTATATTATAAGAAACTAAACTTTGAAAATTTTAGACCGGTATATTCTATCACGTTTCCTGTACAATTTCATCAGTTCATTTGTGATACTGATGTTAATTTTTATTTTTCAGGCCATATGGTTTTTTATTGATGAACTGGCAGGAAAGGGACTGGACATAGCTATTGTGGGGAAATTTTTGTTTTACTACTCCCCTAACCTTATACCCAATGTTTTACCGTTAACCATTTTACTGGCATCAATTATGACTTTTGGCAACTTTGCCGAAAACTATGAGTTTGCTGCCATGAAAGCCTCAGGTATTTCATTGCAAAGAGCTATGAAAAGTTTAATAGTATTTATATTATTGTTAAGTATTGGCACTTTTTTCTTTGCGAATAATGTAATTCCGGCAGCCGAATACAAATCATACAATTTAAGAAGAAATATAGCTAAACTTAAGCCTGCCCTGGTTATTTCGGAAGGTGTTTTTAATGATATCGGCGATTTAAATCTCAAGGTTGAAGACAAATATGGGGAAAATGACAAGTTCTTAAAAAATGTCATTATCCATATGAAAAACACAAAAAATGAAAACAGTACTGTAATTAAATCTAAAGCAGGTGAACTGGTTAGCAGTGAAAACTCAAATATAATTCAGTTAATTCTTAAAGACGGTAATTACTATGAGGAGGTAGAACAAAAAAAGAGAAAACAACAAACTTTTCCTCATGCCAAAGCCCACTTTGAAACTTATACCATGAATATTGACCTTTCCGAATTAAACGATGTAGATTTAGAAAAGGAAAATATTTCAAACACCTATAAAATGCTCAATATCCAAGAGCTTAAATATACTGCAGACTCTCTTGAAAAAGACTATTCTAAAATAGTAACAAATTTTGGCAACAGTATATATATAAGAGCTGCCAACTTACATGAAAAAAAAGATAGCCTGTTTACAAAAAAAGATTCCATTACCGCATTTGAGCAAAATGTTTTGGACATGTTAGACAAAAACCGTGAGCTTCAAATTATAGATCTTGCTTTAAACACAATAAGAGGTGCAAAAAATACGGTTGAAGGAAAAAAATATGACCTTAAAAGAAGAGCCAAAATCATCAATCTGCATAAAATTATGATGAATGATAAAATAGCCCTTGCTTTATCGTGTATAATATTATTTTTTGTAGGTGCACCTTTGGGAGCTATTATAAGAAAAGGAGGGTTAGGCTTACCCATTGTAATTGCAATTGGCTTATTTATAACCTATTACTTCATAGGTATTTTTGCAAAAAATTTAGCTGAAGACGGTAGTATGAATCCACATATGAGCTCCTGGATTTCTACATTCATATTGTTACCATTGGGTATTTATCTAACCCGAAGGGCTACTGCCGATAAAGAAATTTTTGATATAGGAAATGTTACAGAAAAAATTACCCGACTGTTTAAGAAAAAAACAAAATCTTAAACTGTAAATTTATTTAGTTTTACCTTTGTAAAAACTGTTTTTAGTAGAATCTTATGATTACACAAACAATAAGTCAAGTGGAGTTTAAATTAAACACAATTCAGGAAGCAATAGAAGATATTCGCAAAGGAAAAGTAATTATTGTGGTAGATGATGAAGACCGTGAAAACGAAGGGGATTTTGTTGCTGCTGCAGAGAAAGTAACTCCTGAAATGATTAATTTCATGGCTACCCATGGAAGGGGACTTATTTGTGCTCCTCTAACCGAAAATCGATGTAGAGCTCTTGATTTAGGAATGATGGTGGCAAATAACACCGATGTAATGGAAACCGCTTTTACCGTATCGGTAGATTTAAGGGGAAATGGTGTAACCACAGGTATCTCGGCTTCTGACAGGGCAAAAACCGTTAAAGCCCTGATTGATCCTGAAACTAAACCTTTTGAATTGAGCAGACCGGGGCATATTTTTCCACTTATAGCAAAAGAAGGCGGAGTATTAAGAAGAACAGGCCATACGGAAGCTGCTATTGATTTCGCACGATTGGCAGGTTTTATACCCGCCGGCGTGATTGTAGAAATCATGAATGAAGACGGTTCTATGGCCAGACTCCCTCAATTAAGTGAAGTTGCTAAAAAATTTGACCTCAAAATAGTATCAATTGAAGATTTAATCGCTTACAGAATGCAGCATGACAGCCTTATTGATAAAAAAGAGGATTTTGAAATTAAAACCCGCTTTGGTGATTTTAGGCTGAGAGCTTATCAGCAAACCACAAATAATCAGATTCATATTGCACTTACAAAGGGAAACTGGAAAAATGATGAACCTGTTTTAACAAGAATCAACTCTACATTGGTTAATAATGATATTTTGGGAACTTTGACCAATAACGCCGACAAAAAACTGGATTTAATGTTTAAATTAATAAATACTGAGGGGAAAGGGGCAATTATTTTCATTAACCAGGAAAGTCAGTCATTAAACTTATTAAAAAGAATAGAAGAATTACACGACCTGCAAAAAAAAGGAGAGTTAAAAGCCCCCCCTGTTACCATGGATAAAAAAGATTATGGTATAGGAGCTCAAATATTACACGATATAGGAATACACAAATTACGCCTTATATCCAACTCCGGGCAAACCAAACGTGTGGGAATGATTGGCTATGGCTTAGAGATTGTAGATTATGTGAACTATTAAAACTCTGCTTTTCAGATATTTTTATGGGAAAGGGATAACACATCTGATATCGCCTTTACCATTTTAGAAGCTCTTTCGTAAAGTTGCTCTTCTGTCCAGCTTAATTTTATTAAAACTGATATGTTTCTTCCAATCCAATAATCGGATTGAGAAAAATTCACAGCATTATAATCCGGCATCTGATTTATAACCTCCTGAGGTAATTTGCCTAAAGAATGGTGCTTTTTTAAATGATCCCACTTTTTAATATAATGCCAGTTATTATCATACCAGTAAAAACATCCGTCAACTCCCTTTTCCGATAAAGCCTTATGAGCCTCTCTGGCCAATTGCTCGTCTGGAAGGAAAAAACTTAAAAAAGAATAATTTTCTATTCCACCTTCCGGTACTTTTCTGAAGGCGATTTCCGGAATTTTACTTAAAGATTCTTTTAAAACTGTATAATTTCTTTTCTGAACATCCAAAAAATTGTCCAACCGGGATAATTGTGCAATACCCACAGCAGCATTTAACTCTGAAATTCTGAAATTGTATCCTAAAAAGGGGTGGTCTTCAGCCCCTCTGTCATTTCCTATATGGTCATGACCATGGTCAGAATAGTGATCGGCATTTAAGGCATACTTTTCATGATTGGTTATTATCGCCCCTCCTTCGCCACAAGTAATTGTTTTAACATAATCAAAGGAAAAACAGCCCAAATCGCCATAACTTCCCAGAGCTTTTCCTTCATAACTCCCTCCTATGGCCTGGCATGCATCTTCAAGAAGAATGAGTTCATGTTCCTCACAAATACCTTTTAGTTCTTTTAAATGTGCCATAGAACCACACATATGAACCGGCATTATAACTTTGGTTTTTGAAGTAATAGCTTTTTTTACTGATTCTATATCTAAGGTCAGGGTATCGTCAATATTTACCAAAACCGGAACGGCCCCCACACTTAACACTGCCTCAAAACTCGCTACAAAAGTAAATACAGGCATAATAACCTCATCTCCTGCCCCTACTCCTGCACTTGCCAATGCAACTGTAAGTGCCGAAGTACCACTGCTAACAAGTTGTGCGTATTTAACTCCCATCCTGTTACAGAGAGCTTTTTCCATTTCTTTGGCTTTCCATTGTCCCTGCCTCATATTGTCAAAACCGTAGCGCATGAGTACTCCCGTATTTAAAACATCGTTTACTTCTTTTCTTTCCAAATCACCAAATAATTCAAATCCAGGCATTGTGTTTATAGCTTGTTAGGGTTAATAAAAAAACGCTTTTCCACAAAAATATGGAAAAGCGTTATTAAGTTAAAAATATATAACTAATTATTATTTTCTAAAATAGAATCAACAAAAGTAAAGTGTCTTTCAGTATCACGTAACATACTGTAACCATTAATGCTCCCAATTACTTTGCCTCTGTAATTAAAGGCCACAATATTAGGGAAAACACCCTTCTGGTTAAATTTTCTTCCCAAAGATCTATTATACTCTCTTTGCTCAGGAGTGATAATATCTGTACGCCGGGGTTCATCAATATATAGCAACACAAAATTATTTGACCTTACTGCAAAATCCGGCGAATCCCAAAAATCTTCTTTCAACATTTTACAAGGTGAACACCAATCGCTTCCCGTAAAATACATTAAAATAGGCTTTTTTTCCTCCTTTGAAATTTTTTGGGCTTCTTCAAAATTTGTAAGCCAATGTAACTTCTCTTCCTGGGCCCATGTGTTGACCCCTATAATCATCATTATGAATACAACAAATAACCTTTTCATTTAGTTAGGGACTTTTATTATTTGCAAAGATATTTTTTTGTAAGAAAAATACAATAACCTTGCCAATATATTGTTTTAGAGATGAATAATACTTTCCGATACTTCCTTTCTTACCTTTTTCATTTCTGCAAAAATATCGTCGTTTGCCCTGTATCCTATCGGCATTGCCAACACCGATTTCAGGCCCTGGCTTTCCAGATTAAGTATTTCATCGTATTTAGCCGGTAAAAATCCTTCCATAGGGCAGGCATCAATTTGTTCCACCGCACAAACTGTTAAAAGGTTGCCCATGGCCAGATATGCTTGTTTAGCTGCCCATATTTCAATTTCTTCTTTATTTTTTTTATCAAAATCTTCTATTAAAAAATCTTCAAAAGGCTTTAAAATTTCATCGGGAGTATTTCTTATTTTTTTAATCAGTTGATAATAAGTGCGTATATAATTGGCATCAATTTTATTTATGGTACAAAAAACGAGAAGATGGGAAGCCTCTACTACCTGGGTTTGATTCCATGAATATTCAACTAATTTTTTTCTTATTTCAGTATCTTCAACAATAATAAGCTTAACGGGTTGTAAGCCATAAGAAGTCGCAGTTAAATTAAAAGATTGTTTAATTATGTCTATTTTTTTCTGCGGTATTTTTTTTAAACTGTCAAACTTTTTGGTGGCATAGCGCCATCTGAGTATTTCTACAATATCCATTTTATTCTAATTTTGAACAAAAATAACTTATCTTGCTGTTAATACTAATTCAATATATATAATTTAAATTTATCTTATTATAAAAAAATGATTATGAAAAAAACTCTTGAAGAAAAGATAAAAAATGCTGAAACAAGAATATTTAAAGCTGTTTTTCCCAATACTACTAATCATTATGATACACTTTTCGGAGGTACTGCTTTACAATTAATGGATGAAGTTTCCTTTATATGTGCTACC includes:
- a CDS encoding LptF/LptG family permease, whose protein sequence is MKILDRYILSRFLYNFISSFVILMLIFIFQAIWFFIDELAGKGLDIAIVGKFLFYYSPNLIPNVLPLTILLASIMTFGNFAENYEFAAMKASGISLQRAMKSLIVFILLLSIGTFFFANNVIPAAEYKSYNLRRNIAKLKPALVISEGVFNDIGDLNLKVEDKYGENDKFLKNVIIHMKNTKNENSTVIKSKAGELVSSENSNIIQLILKDGNYYEEVEQKKRKQQTFPHAKAHFETYTMNIDLSELNDVDLEKENISNTYKMLNIQELKYTADSLEKDYSKIVTNFGNSIYIRAANLHEKKDSLFTKKDSITAFEQNVLDMLDKNRELQIIDLALNTIRGAKNTVEGKKYDLKRRAKIINLHKIMMNDKIALALSCIILFFVGAPLGAIIRKGGLGLPIVIAIGLFITYYFIGIFAKNLAEDGSMNPHMSSWISTFILLPLGIYLTRRATADKEIFDIGNVTEKITRLFKKKTKS
- the ribB gene encoding 3,4-dihydroxy-2-butanone-4-phosphate synthase → MITQTISQVEFKLNTIQEAIEDIRKGKVIIVVDDEDRENEGDFVAAAEKVTPEMINFMATHGRGLICAPLTENRCRALDLGMMVANNTDVMETAFTVSVDLRGNGVTTGISASDRAKTVKALIDPETKPFELSRPGHIFPLIAKEGGVLRRTGHTEAAIDFARLAGFIPAGVIVEIMNEDGSMARLPQLSEVAKKFDLKIVSIEDLIAYRMQHDSLIDKKEDFEIKTRFGDFRLRAYQQTTNNQIHIALTKGNWKNDEPVLTRINSTLVNNDILGTLTNNADKKLDLMFKLINTEGKGAIIFINQESQSLNLLKRIEELHDLQKKGELKAPPVTMDKKDYGIGAQILHDIGIHKLRLISNSGQTKRVGMIGYGLEIVDYVNY
- a CDS encoding DegT/DnrJ/EryC1/StrS family aminotransferase; protein product: MPGFELFGDLERKEVNDVLNTGVLMRYGFDNMRQGQWKAKEMEKALCNRMGVKYAQLVSSGTSALTVALASAGVGAGDEVIMPVFTFVASFEAVLSVGAVPVLVNIDDTLTLDIESVKKAITSKTKVIMPVHMCGSMAHLKELKGICEEHELILLEDACQAIGGSYEGKALGSYGDLGCFSFDYVKTITCGEGGAIITNHEKYALNADHYSDHGHDHIGNDRGAEDHPFLGYNFRISELNAAVGIAQLSRLDNFLDVQKRNYTVLKESLSKIPEIAFRKVPEGGIENYSFLSFFLPDEQLAREAHKALSEKGVDGCFYWYDNNWHYIKKWDHLKKHHSLGKLPQEVINQMPDYNAVNFSQSDYWIGRNISVLIKLSWTEEQLYERASKMVKAISDVLSLSHKNI
- a CDS encoding thioredoxin family protein, which gives rise to MKRLFVVFIMMIIGVNTWAQEEKLHWLTNFEEAQKISKEEKKPILMYFTGSDWCSPCKMLKEDFWDSPDFAVRSNNFVLLYIDEPRRTDIITPEQREYNRSLGRKFNQKGVFPNIVAFNYRGKVIGSINGYSMLRDTERHFTFVDSILENNN
- a CDS encoding NAD(P)H-dependent oxidoreductase, producing the protein MDIVEILRWRYATKKFDSLKKIPQKKIDIIKQSFNLTATSYGLQPVKLIIVEDTEIRKKLVEYSWNQTQVVEASHLLVFCTINKIDANYIRTYYQLIKKIRNTPDEILKPFEDFLIEDFDKKNKEEIEIWAAKQAYLAMGNLLTVCAVEQIDACPMEGFLPAKYDEILNLESQGLKSVLAMPIGYRANDDIFAEMKKVRKEVSESIIHL